The proteins below come from a single Agrobacterium vitis genomic window:
- the recO gene encoding DNA repair protein RecO: MEWTDQAIVLGVRRHGETSVIAEMMTLARGRHLGLVRGGRSRTMQPVLQPGNVVEVTWRARLEEHLGDFRVEPLQLRAGHLMSSATAVYGVQALASLLRLLPEREPHGHLYEAMNIILDHLHEPASAGELFIRFELAILNDLGFGLDLTACAATGGRQDLVFVSPKTGRAVSHAAGLPYADRLLTLPVFLQPEPCVGKDKQADAQALQQAFRLTGYFLQRHVYEPRGLTAGAARDGFCQAALKALETPDESVLGGAAPKPVRVP; this comes from the coding sequence ATGGAATGGACCGATCAGGCAATTGTGTTGGGTGTGCGCAGGCATGGCGAAACCAGCGTCATTGCCGAAATGATGACATTGGCGCGGGGCCGCCATCTCGGTCTGGTGCGGGGCGGGCGATCACGCACCATGCAGCCGGTGTTGCAGCCGGGCAATGTCGTGGAAGTCACCTGGCGGGCGCGGCTGGAAGAGCATCTGGGCGATTTCCGCGTCGAGCCTTTGCAATTGCGGGCTGGTCATCTGATGAGTTCGGCCACGGCGGTCTATGGCGTGCAGGCGCTTGCGTCTCTGCTGCGGCTGCTGCCGGAGCGCGAGCCGCATGGGCATTTGTATGAAGCGATGAATATTATTCTCGATCACCTGCATGAACCCGCGTCGGCAGGTGAATTGTTCATCCGCTTTGAACTGGCAATCCTGAACGATCTTGGTTTCGGCTTGGACTTGACAGCCTGCGCAGCCACCGGTGGGCGTCAGGATCTGGTTTTCGTCTCGCCGAAAACGGGAAGAGCGGTTTCCCATGCCGCCGGTCTGCCCTATGCGGATCGCCTTCTTACTCTTCCGGTTTTCCTGCAACCGGAGCCGTGCGTCGGCAAAGACAAACAGGCCGATGCGCAGGCCCTGCAACAGGCCTTCCGGCTGACCGGTTATTTTCTACAAAGACATGTGTATGAACCGCGCGGGCTCACGGCTGGAGCCGCGCGCGATGGTTTCTGTCAGGCGGCGCTGAAAGCCTTGGAGACGCCGGATGAGAGTGTGCTGGGTGGAGCTGCCCCGAAACCGGTGAGGGTGCCATAG